In the genome of Sorangium aterium, one region contains:
- a CDS encoding DUF4215 domain-containing protein, with product MSVRADLFRSAPFTKVLSPLVIAAALIAVDCDRPRQASGPEAGEGGSGGSGGGGEDGGGGGEAAPCVTTADCPGVDGACQRRTCEGGRCGLDAAPRGKPVGEQVLGDCKARVCDGHGAVIELDDDQDVFSDGDPCSADVCVAGAPKNLPAPATTECSGPDATGARYCDGNGACVECLVAGDCLSNVCVENRCVAPDCGDGATNGAETGVDCGGSDCVPCADLEACLTGADCRSGICEDGRCRASSCTDGATNGAETDVDCGGPACSPCATGKTCAADGDCLGGRCSGTTCLPSCTDVARNGAETDIDCGGPACVGCAAGMRCALGRDCLSHVCSSAGTCAAPVCGDGVVNTAAEACDDGNTSNTDACLTTCVAASCGDGFVRAGVEACDDGNANSTDACPTSCARAVCGDGFVRAGVEACDDGNRNAGDGCSPGCLLEGCGDGAIQAGEECDDGNTSSTDACPITCRAARCGDGFVRDGVEGCDDANTSSGDGCSAGCVVEARYTCRGTPSVCSYSKERNCGDAEDDDLDGETDCADPDCALGCDNAVGACSPGQVLWVQSSMDIPKTVTDRAVAASVLPVVSRGTIRRVTLELDIAHSFDGDLDISLTSPSGTTVDVSSDNGGSGDNYRKTVFDMGCATAVTGAMAPFRGCFRPESSFAAFLSGPANGTWTLRVGDDAGSDSGTLTAWSLALCIEP from the coding sequence GTGTCAGTGCGAGCGGACCTCTTCAGAAGCGCTCCGTTCACGAAGGTCCTTTCGCCGCTCGTCATCGCTGCTGCCTTGATCGCGGTCGACTGCGATCGTCCCCGGCAGGCGTCGGGGCCGGAGGCCGGCGAGGGCGGGAGCGGCGGGAGCGGCGGAGGCGGCGAGGACGGCGGGGGCGGAGGGGAGGCCGCGCCATGCGTCACGACCGCGGACTGCCCCGGGGTCGACGGCGCGTGTCAGCGGCGCACGTGCGAAGGCGGCCGGTGCGGCCTCGACGCCGCGCCGCGGGGAAAGCCCGTGGGCGAGCAGGTCCTGGGCGACTGCAAGGCGCGCGTTTGCGATGGGCATGGCGCCGTGATCGAGCTCGATGACGACCAAGACGTCTTCTCCGACGGAGACCCGTGCTCGGCCGACGTCTGCGTCGCCGGGGCGCCGAAGAACCTTCCGGCGCCGGCGACGACGGAGTGCAGCGGACCCGACGCGACCGGAGCGCGCTATTGCGATGGGAACGGCGCCTGTGTCGAGTGCCTCGTCGCCGGCGATTGCCTGAGCAACGTCTGCGTCGAGAACCGCTGTGTCGCGCCCGATTGCGGCGATGGCGCGACGAACGGCGCCGAGACCGGCGTCGACTGCGGCGGCTCGGATTGCGTGCCGTGCGCGGATCTCGAGGCCTGCCTCACCGGCGCGGACTGCCGGAGCGGGATCTGCGAGGACGGCAGGTGCCGCGCGTCGTCGTGCACCGACGGCGCGACGAACGGGGCGGAGACCGACGTCGACTGCGGCGGACCGGCGTGCTCGCCTTGCGCCACCGGCAAGACGTGCGCCGCGGACGGCGACTGCCTGGGCGGCCGCTGTTCAGGGACGACGTGCCTCCCGTCGTGCACCGACGTCGCCCGGAACGGCGCGGAGACCGACATCGACTGCGGCGGCCCCGCGTGCGTCGGGTGCGCCGCCGGCATGCGCTGCGCCCTCGGGCGCGACTGCCTGAGCCACGTGTGCAGCTCGGCAGGCACCTGCGCCGCGCCGGTCTGCGGCGACGGCGTGGTCAACACCGCCGCCGAGGCGTGTGATGACGGCAATACGAGCAACACGGACGCGTGCCTCACCACGTGCGTCGCCGCCTCGTGCGGGGACGGGTTCGTCCGCGCGGGCGTCGAGGCGTGCGATGACGGCAACGCGAACAGCACCGACGCCTGCCCCACGAGCTGCGCGCGCGCCGTGTGCGGCGACGGGTTCGTCCGCGCCGGCGTCGAGGCGTGTGACGACGGGAACCGGAACGCGGGCGACGGGTGCAGCCCAGGGTGCCTCCTCGAGGGCTGCGGCGACGGCGCGATCCAGGCCGGCGAGGAGTGCGACGACGGAAACACGAGCAGCACCGACGCCTGCCCCATCACCTGTCGCGCCGCGAGGTGCGGCGACGGCTTCGTGCGGGACGGCGTCGAGGGCTGCGACGACGCCAACACGTCGAGCGGTGACGGCTGCAGCGCGGGCTGCGTCGTGGAAGCCAGGTACACCTGCCGGGGCACGCCGAGCGTGTGCTCGTACTCGAAGGAGCGCAACTGCGGCGACGCGGAGGACGACGACCTCGATGGCGAGACGGACTGCGCCGACCCGGACTGCGCGCTCGGATGCGACAATGCCGTCGGCGCGTGCTCGCCCGGGCAGGTGCTGTGGGTGCAGTCGTCCATGGACATACCCAAGACCGTCACGGATCGCGCTGTCGCTGCCAGCGTCCTCCCGGTCGTCTCGAGGGGCACGATCCGGCGCGTGACGCTCGAGCTCGATATCGCGCATTCGTTCGACGGAGATCTCGATATCTCGCTCACCTCTCCGTCGGGTACGACGGTCGATGTGTCGAGCGACAATGGCGGCTCCGGCGACAACTACCGGAAGACCGTCTTCGACATGGGCTGCGCGACCGCGGTCACGGGAGCGATGGCGCCGTTCCGCGGCTGCTTCCGCCCGGAGTCGTCGTTCGCGGCCTTCCTGTCGGGGCCGGCGAACGGCACGTGGACGCTCCGGGTCGGGGACGACGCCGGGTCCGACTCCGGCACGCTGACCGCGTGGTCCCTCGCGCTCTGCATCGAGCCGTGA
- a CDS encoding ribonuclease HI, protein MPWVRASLRGQTVYARADAAGAFVAEEGGGVEIRYKPHDGRRYKARAENLTVVDPKVLPDETCGPAEAVVKARAGEQPEGGAAAPAPAGRAQRKAPARGESGAAPVPEGAVIVYADGACSGNPGPAGLGVVIIDGGRRIERSEFLGTATNNIAELTAILRSLEEVEEPGRPIVIHTDSQYSIGVLQKGWKAKANAELIASLREALAARPRARLVYVPGHAGVLLNERADALAREAVRERASRRTVYPGSG, encoded by the coding sequence GTGCCCTGGGTCCGCGCATCGCTTCGAGGTCAAACGGTCTATGCTCGCGCCGACGCCGCCGGCGCCTTTGTCGCGGAGGAGGGCGGTGGCGTCGAGATCCGCTACAAGCCGCACGACGGCCGCAGATACAAGGCGCGCGCCGAGAACCTGACCGTGGTCGACCCGAAGGTCTTGCCCGACGAGACCTGTGGGCCTGCGGAAGCGGTCGTGAAGGCGCGCGCCGGCGAGCAGCCCGAGGGGGGCGCGGCCGCCCCGGCGCCGGCCGGGCGCGCGCAGCGCAAGGCGCCGGCGCGGGGGGAGTCCGGCGCGGCGCCCGTCCCGGAAGGGGCCGTCATCGTCTACGCGGACGGGGCGTGCTCGGGGAACCCGGGGCCCGCGGGGCTCGGCGTGGTGATCATCGACGGCGGCCGGCGGATCGAGCGCAGCGAGTTCCTCGGCACCGCGACCAACAACATCGCCGAGCTGACGGCGATCCTCCGCTCGCTCGAGGAGGTGGAGGAGCCGGGGCGGCCCATCGTCATCCACACGGACAGCCAGTACTCGATCGGCGTGCTCCAGAAGGGGTGGAAGGCGAAGGCGAACGCCGAGCTCATCGCCTCGCTGCGCGAGGCGCTCGCCGCGCGGCCGCGCGCGCGCCTCGTGTATGTGCCGGGGCACGCGGGCGTGCTGCTCAACGAGCGCGCCGACGCGCTCGCGCGCGAGGCCGTCCGCGAGCGCGCGTCCCGTCGGACGGTGTACCCCGGCTCCGGCTGA
- a CDS encoding peptidylprolyl isomerase → MRVPLRLALAGLVAAAAFASPLAHAVVSERIVAVIGDRAILLSDLRQRARPFLLQIQARVPPGAQQAAAESQVFRDLLQKMVDEELEGQAAEKANIRVTSEEIENAFRNIAAAEQVTVEELFRMARASSGLTDQEYRDEIRRQILEGKMLQLRVKGRVRITEQDVRSAFDRLVREERRRRDYHPAWIVLRVLPGSSAEAVEERRALAAALAERARGGEDFAALARQFSDDTATREEGGDLGVRAPQGTQAAATGQREVMAPELEAALMAIEPGGVTAPMRAGDAFVVMKLLSRQPSRFTTLEAARPEVFQRLQAEIMTKAKQKWLDDLKRGTHVEVRL, encoded by the coding sequence ATGCGTGTTCCGCTCCGCCTCGCGCTCGCCGGGCTCGTCGCCGCCGCCGCCTTCGCCTCGCCGCTCGCCCACGCGGTCGTGAGCGAGCGGATCGTCGCCGTCATCGGCGATCGCGCCATCCTGCTCTCGGATCTGCGGCAGCGGGCTCGCCCCTTCCTGCTGCAGATCCAGGCCCGGGTCCCGCCGGGCGCGCAGCAGGCGGCGGCCGAGTCGCAGGTCTTCCGCGATCTCCTCCAGAAGATGGTGGACGAGGAGCTCGAGGGGCAGGCCGCCGAGAAGGCCAATATCCGCGTGACCTCCGAGGAGATCGAGAACGCCTTCCGGAACATCGCGGCGGCGGAGCAAGTGACGGTCGAGGAGCTGTTCCGGATGGCGCGGGCGAGCTCGGGGCTCACCGATCAGGAGTACCGCGACGAGATCCGCCGGCAGATCCTCGAGGGGAAGATGCTGCAGCTCCGGGTGAAGGGCCGGGTGCGCATCACCGAGCAGGACGTGCGGTCCGCCTTCGATCGGCTGGTGCGCGAGGAGCGCCGGCGGCGCGACTACCACCCGGCGTGGATCGTCCTGCGCGTCCTGCCCGGCTCGAGCGCCGAGGCGGTCGAGGAGCGCCGCGCGCTCGCCGCGGCGCTCGCGGAGCGCGCGCGCGGCGGCGAGGATTTCGCGGCGCTCGCGCGGCAGTTCTCGGACGACACAGCGACCCGCGAGGAGGGCGGCGACCTCGGGGTCCGCGCGCCGCAGGGGACGCAGGCCGCGGCGACCGGCCAGCGCGAGGTGATGGCCCCGGAGCTCGAGGCCGCGCTGATGGCGATCGAGCCGGGCGGCGTGACCGCGCCGATGCGCGCGGGCGACGCGTTCGTGGTCATGAAGCTCCTGAGCCGCCAGCCGTCCCGCTTCACGACGCTCGAGGCGGCTCGCCCGGAGGTCTTCCAGCGGCTGCAGGCGGAGATCATGACGAAGGCCAAGCAGAAGTGGCTCGACGATCTGAAGCGCGGGACGCACGTCGAGGTCCGGCTCTGA
- a CDS encoding YkgJ family cysteine cluster protein: protein MARRSEARDARRGPALTRKGARAATGGARAGGASGEGDAAVPECTACGTCCFSTLPEYVRVFGCDHDRMDDRARGLTRFIGNRCYMRIEDGRCAALTLDAELGRFLCSIYEVRPDCCRALERGSGQCLGELNEKRERPLLALEALRRRAGGEGGDGVAVSAGGASGEGDAAGACGANGAGTAGGAV, encoded by the coding sequence GTGGCTCGACGATCTGAAGCGCGGGACGCACGTCGAGGTCCGGCTCTGACGCGCAAGGGCGCGCGGGCCGCGACGGGCGGGGCGCGCGCGGGCGGCGCGAGCGGCGAGGGAGACGCGGCCGTCCCCGAGTGCACCGCGTGCGGCACCTGCTGCTTCTCGACCCTGCCGGAGTACGTCCGGGTCTTCGGCTGCGACCACGATCGCATGGACGATCGCGCGCGAGGGCTCACGCGCTTCATCGGCAACCGCTGCTACATGCGCATCGAGGACGGCCGCTGCGCCGCGCTCACGCTGGACGCGGAGCTCGGCCGCTTCCTGTGCTCGATCTACGAGGTGCGGCCCGACTGCTGCCGCGCGCTCGAGCGCGGCAGCGGCCAGTGCCTCGGCGAGCTGAACGAGAAGCGGGAGCGGCCGCTCCTCGCGCTCGAGGCGCTCCGCCGCCGCGCGGGCGGCGAGGGCGGCGACGGCGTTGCGGTCTCCGCGGGCGGCGCGAGCGGCGAGGGAGACGCGGCGGGCGCCTGCGGCGCGAACGGCGCGGGGACAGCCGGCGGCGCCGTGTAG
- a CDS encoding serine/threonine protein kinase: MGADQRQLGPYILREAVSSRALTVTYRAEHAGLGRAALIKTLKPTVSAASAFAAGLEREAKILARIRHPNIIDIHDFQRDEDRIWLVLEPLSGPTLAALCARAGRLDEGAAAAIALEIARGLGHAHERGVVHRELRPERVIVTPAGGVKILEFAAASDGRQPSLPEPFEGSDTFARPDYMAPEQILGAEPGPQADVFALGVVLFEMLTGVRPFDEPKGGPEEASRASNHASNRASAAPGAPREREEDRWAEGRAVAHRIRNAPPQPLRGLVPDVSRGLERVVLRCLEKEPEQRYDNGRAVADALAEELAERGHPQPRALIASALAAAKLGGDELPPTQAPSARPAAAQRSAPSLAPDVGRLVGIFALVVAGGALIELSLRQHDAAEPPSAEVRQPGERSEERGYLKVLARPWAEVVIDGELIDVTPMARAIPLQAGRHYVTFRHPNAPEEKRTITVSEGQTVTLDVSMRIDRSAIDAGAPPVEDRDASP, translated from the coding sequence GTGGGCGCCGACCAGAGGCAGCTCGGCCCGTACATCCTGCGCGAGGCCGTCTCGTCGCGGGCGCTCACCGTGACGTACCGGGCCGAGCACGCGGGGCTCGGCCGGGCGGCGCTGATCAAGACGCTCAAGCCCACGGTGTCGGCCGCGAGCGCGTTCGCGGCCGGCCTCGAGCGCGAGGCGAAGATCCTCGCGCGCATCCGGCACCCGAACATCATCGACATCCACGACTTCCAGCGCGACGAGGACCGGATATGGCTCGTGCTGGAGCCGCTCTCGGGGCCGACGCTCGCGGCCCTGTGCGCGCGCGCCGGCCGCCTCGACGAGGGCGCCGCGGCGGCCATCGCGCTGGAGATCGCGCGCGGCCTCGGGCACGCGCACGAGCGGGGCGTCGTGCACCGGGAGCTGCGCCCCGAGCGCGTCATCGTCACGCCCGCGGGCGGCGTGAAGATCCTCGAGTTCGCGGCGGCGTCCGACGGCCGGCAACCCTCGCTGCCGGAGCCGTTCGAGGGCAGCGACACGTTCGCGCGGCCCGACTACATGGCGCCCGAGCAGATCCTCGGGGCGGAGCCCGGGCCTCAGGCGGACGTGTTCGCGCTGGGCGTCGTGCTGTTCGAGATGCTCACCGGGGTGCGCCCGTTCGACGAGCCGAAGGGGGGGCCGGAGGAAGCAAGCCGTGCTTCGAATCACGCGTCGAACCGCGCATCGGCCGCGCCCGGCGCGCCGCGCGAGCGCGAGGAGGACCGGTGGGCCGAGGGCAGGGCCGTCGCGCACCGGATCCGCAACGCGCCGCCGCAGCCGCTGCGGGGGCTCGTGCCCGACGTGTCGCGCGGCCTGGAGCGCGTGGTGCTCCGGTGCCTCGAGAAAGAGCCGGAGCAGCGCTACGACAACGGCCGCGCCGTCGCGGACGCCCTGGCCGAGGAGCTCGCGGAGCGCGGTCATCCGCAGCCGCGCGCGCTCATCGCGAGCGCCCTCGCGGCGGCCAAGCTCGGCGGCGACGAGCTGCCGCCCACGCAGGCGCCTTCCGCGCGCCCCGCCGCAGCGCAGCGCAGCGCGCCGTCGCTCGCGCCCGATGTGGGCCGGCTCGTCGGCATCTTCGCGCTGGTCGTCGCGGGCGGCGCGCTCATCGAGCTCAGCCTCCGCCAGCACGACGCCGCGGAGCCGCCCAGCGCCGAGGTCCGGCAGCCCGGCGAGCGCTCGGAGGAGCGCGGCTACCTGAAGGTCCTCGCCAGGCCGTGGGCAGAGGTCGTCATCGACGGGGAGCTCATCGACGTGACGCCGATGGCGCGGGCGATCCCGCTCCAGGCCGGACGGCATTACGTCACGTTCCGGCACCCGAACGCGCCCGAGGAGAAGCGCACGATCACCGTCTCCGAGGGGCAGACGGTCACGCTCGACGTGAGCATGCGGATCGATCGCAGCGCGATCGACGCGGGCGCGCCGCCGGTGGAGGACAGGGACGCGTCGCCCTGA
- the gpmI gene encoding 2,3-bisphosphoglycerate-independent phosphoglycerate mutase, protein MSEAAPSPTQRPRPLVLCILDGFGEREEKDQNAIALAAMPNLEAIKRDSEKTLIGTSGPDVGLPVGQMGNSEVGHLNFGAGRIALMDISRIDVAIAENKLGSNEIIDRTFRVAQDRKCRVHLFGLVSDGGVHSSLDHFLALIKLAKFHEVPLVLHAFLDGRDTPPKSAWGYVEKIEEALQGIGVIGTISGRYYAMDRDKRWDRVMKAYTAIVRGEAPRADTAFDAIQQSYAAGKTDEFVEPVRIGDYSGIKGDFVADFASQEPRWEWQGEEVGLSVNFRPDRMREISAMLTRRNLPAEVLELLSDRGKPVFAFQEHCYSGMTEYDAALKLPVAFPKDEVTESFPEMIARAGLTQLRCAETEKYAHVTYFFNGGREETFPGEDRKLVPSPRDVATYDKKPEMSAAGVASEVVAAIKSGKYDFILVNFANPDMVGHTGILEAAIHANEAVDKGLGAIGDAVREAGGALIITADHGNCEQMKDEHGNPHTAHTLNPVPLYYLNKNDPGVVLRSGGRICDVAPTMLEILGLPQPAAMTGRTLRVRQR, encoded by the coding sequence ATGAGCGAAGCAGCCCCCTCCCCCACGCAACGCCCCCGTCCGCTCGTCCTCTGCATCCTCGATGGATTCGGCGAGCGCGAAGAAAAGGACCAGAACGCGATCGCCCTCGCGGCGATGCCGAACCTCGAGGCGATCAAGCGCGACTCCGAGAAGACGCTGATCGGGACGAGCGGCCCGGACGTCGGGCTCCCGGTGGGGCAGATGGGCAACAGCGAGGTCGGCCACCTGAACTTCGGCGCGGGGAGGATCGCGCTGATGGACATCTCGCGCATCGACGTCGCGATCGCCGAGAACAAGCTCGGCTCGAACGAGATCATCGACCGGACGTTCCGCGTCGCGCAGGACCGCAAGTGCCGGGTGCACCTCTTCGGGCTCGTCTCCGACGGCGGCGTCCACTCGTCGCTCGACCACTTCCTCGCGCTGATCAAGCTCGCGAAGTTCCACGAGGTGCCCCTCGTCCTGCACGCGTTCCTCGACGGCCGCGACACGCCGCCGAAGAGCGCGTGGGGCTACGTCGAGAAGATCGAGGAGGCGCTCCAGGGCATCGGCGTCATCGGCACCATCTCGGGCCGGTACTACGCCATGGACCGCGACAAGCGCTGGGACCGCGTCATGAAGGCCTACACCGCGATCGTGCGCGGCGAGGCGCCGCGGGCCGACACGGCGTTCGACGCGATCCAGCAGTCGTACGCGGCCGGGAAGACGGACGAGTTCGTCGAGCCCGTCCGCATCGGCGACTACAGCGGCATCAAGGGCGACTTCGTGGCCGACTTCGCCTCGCAGGAGCCCCGCTGGGAGTGGCAGGGAGAGGAGGTCGGCCTCTCCGTCAACTTCAGGCCCGACCGCATGCGCGAGATCTCGGCGATGCTCACGCGGCGGAACCTGCCGGCCGAGGTGCTGGAGCTCCTCTCGGACCGGGGCAAGCCGGTCTTCGCCTTCCAGGAGCACTGTTACAGCGGCATGACCGAGTACGACGCGGCGCTGAAGCTGCCGGTCGCGTTCCCGAAGGACGAGGTGACCGAGTCGTTCCCCGAGATGATCGCCCGCGCCGGGCTCACGCAGCTCCGGTGCGCGGAGACCGAGAAGTACGCGCACGTCACGTACTTCTTCAACGGCGGCCGCGAGGAGACGTTCCCGGGCGAGGACAGGAAGCTCGTGCCCTCGCCGCGCGACGTCGCCACCTACGACAAGAAGCCGGAGATGAGCGCGGCGGGCGTCGCGAGCGAGGTCGTGGCCGCGATCAAGAGCGGCAAGTACGACTTCATCCTCGTGAACTTCGCGAACCCGGACATGGTCGGGCACACCGGCATCCTCGAGGCCGCCATCCACGCCAACGAGGCGGTCGACAAGGGGCTCGGCGCCATCGGGGACGCCGTACGCGAGGCCGGCGGCGCGCTGATCATCACCGCGGACCACGGCAACTGCGAGCAGATGAAGGACGAGCACGGCAACCCGCACACCGCCCACACGCTCAACCCGGTGCCGCTCTACTACCTGAACAAGAACGACCCCGGCGTCGTGCTCCGGTCCGGCGGCCGCATCTGCGACGTGGCGCCGACGATGCTCGAGATCCTCGGCCTCCCGCAGCCCGCGGCGATGACGGGGCGCACGCTCCGCGTCCGACAGCGGTAA
- a CDS encoding Uma2 family endonuclease: MSDCARRATYQDVLDTPPNQVAEVLNGVLHATPRPSVFSRNVTSVLAGELYLPFRRGIKGPGRWALLVEPELHLGTDPDIVIPDIAAWRRDRMPQIPMRNAAIFLAPDWVCEVISPSTEALDRRDKMEIYARELVAHYWLIDPRLRLLEVYRIDGGRFVRVGAWEGDVTVRAAPFDAVEIELGVLWQE; this comes from the coding sequence ATGTCCGACTGCGCCCGTCGCGCCACGTACCAGGATGTGCTTGACACGCCGCCGAACCAGGTGGCGGAGGTCCTGAACGGCGTCCTCCACGCGACGCCGCGCCCTTCCGTGTTCTCCCGCAACGTGACGTCGGTGCTCGCGGGGGAGCTTTACCTGCCATTTCGCCGCGGCATCAAGGGGCCTGGCCGGTGGGCGCTGCTTGTCGAGCCCGAGCTGCACCTCGGCACCGATCCGGACATCGTGATCCCCGACATCGCCGCGTGGCGCCGCGACCGGATGCCGCAGATCCCGATGCGGAACGCGGCGATCTTCCTCGCGCCCGACTGGGTGTGCGAGGTGATCTCGCCGTCCACCGAGGCGCTCGATCGCCGCGACAAGATGGAGATCTACGCGCGCGAGCTCGTGGCGCACTACTGGCTGATCGACCCGCGGCTCCGGCTCCTGGAGGTCTACCGCATCGACGGTGGGCGGTTCGTGCGCGTGGGGGCGTGGGAGGGTGACGTCACCGTGCGCGCGGCGCCGTTCGACGCCGTGGAGATCGAGCTCGGCGTTCTTTGGCAGGAATAG
- a CDS encoding HTTM domain-containing protein, with product MKDPSNCARGPAEGSAPARVLRSIERFALAPASAAPLAALRIGLAAVLLLQAALVAPALFELYGRSGILQGPLRDVFARTELPRIGWAVELLAPLGIGEDPVILGTGVIYVVALAALLVGWCTRAAAFLAWLTHLMLVTTASSTVYGVDSFASIFLFYLLWVPSEAAFSMDRRLGRVQGGPTPAARLGLRVVQLHLSFAYLVSGLGKAAGEPWWDGEAIWRSVMLPEYRQFDFSWLAHAPWLAAVAGWTVLLVEIGYGFLIWPRRTRLPWVVATVALHAGIALFMGLLVFGALMAVLTIAAFAVPSEPPGPAAPAGAAPGRSARPPFWRTAPLDKLSQVRSCRARPSRPGASLWCW from the coding sequence GTGAAGGACCCTTCGAACTGCGCCCGCGGGCCGGCCGAAGGCAGCGCGCCCGCGCGCGTCCTCCGCTCGATCGAGCGCTTCGCGCTGGCGCCGGCCTCGGCGGCGCCGCTCGCGGCCCTCCGCATCGGGCTCGCGGCCGTGCTCTTGCTTCAAGCGGCGCTCGTCGCGCCCGCGCTCTTCGAGCTCTACGGGCGGTCCGGGATCCTCCAGGGGCCTCTGCGCGACGTGTTCGCGAGGACCGAGCTGCCTCGCATCGGCTGGGCGGTGGAGCTGCTCGCCCCGCTCGGGATCGGGGAGGATCCGGTCATCCTGGGCACGGGGGTGATCTACGTCGTTGCCCTTGCCGCGCTCCTGGTCGGTTGGTGCACAAGGGCCGCGGCCTTCCTGGCGTGGCTCACCCACCTGATGCTGGTGACGACGGCGAGCTCCACCGTCTATGGAGTGGACAGCTTCGCCAGCATCTTTCTCTTCTATCTCCTCTGGGTGCCCTCGGAGGCCGCCTTCTCGATGGATCGCCGGCTCGGGCGCGTGCAGGGAGGGCCCACGCCGGCGGCCCGGCTCGGGCTGCGCGTGGTGCAGCTGCATCTCTCGTTCGCTTACCTGGTCAGCGGGCTGGGAAAGGCCGCGGGCGAGCCATGGTGGGACGGCGAGGCGATCTGGCGTTCGGTCATGTTGCCGGAATACCGGCAGTTCGACTTCTCGTGGCTGGCCCACGCCCCCTGGCTCGCGGCGGTCGCCGGGTGGACGGTGCTGCTCGTGGAGATCGGCTATGGCTTCCTGATCTGGCCGCGCCGCACGCGGCTGCCCTGGGTCGTCGCCACCGTGGCGCTGCACGCCGGGATCGCCTTGTTCATGGGGCTCCTCGTGTTCGGCGCCCTCATGGCGGTGCTCACCATCGCCGCGTTCGCGGTGCCGAGCGAGCCCCCCGGGCCTGCGGCTCCAGCTGGCGCGGCGCCGGGGCGGTCCGCGCGTCCCCCCTTCTGGCGAACGGCGCCCCTGGATAAGCTGTCGCAGGTTCGATCATGTCGCGCACGGCCATCCCGACCTGGTGCATCGCTGTGGTGCTGGTGA
- a CDS encoding NUDIX domain-containing protein, with protein sequence MSRTAIPTWCIAVVLVRHRSRFLLVHERKHDQRWYLPAGRVEPGETFAEAARREALEETGVPVELEGILRIEHSPGPLQARFRVIFLARPRDATPPKSQPDEHSLEARWVTLEEIAALPLRGPDVELYCSDVLAGAHVFPLSLLGAEGEPLLVSGR encoded by the coding sequence ATGTCGCGCACGGCCATCCCGACCTGGTGCATCGCTGTGGTGCTGGTGAGGCACCGGAGCCGGTTCCTCCTCGTGCACGAGCGCAAGCACGACCAGCGCTGGTATCTGCCGGCGGGCCGCGTCGAGCCGGGGGAGACGTTCGCGGAGGCGGCGCGCCGCGAGGCGCTGGAGGAGACCGGCGTGCCGGTGGAGCTGGAGGGCATCCTGCGCATCGAGCACAGCCCGGGCCCCCTGCAGGCGCGCTTCCGGGTGATCTTCCTCGCGCGCCCTCGGGACGCCACGCCCCCGAAGAGCCAGCCGGACGAGCACTCGCTCGAGGCGCGCTGGGTCACGCTGGAGGAGATCGCGGCCTTGCCGCTGCGCGGCCCCGACGTGGAGCTCTATTGCAGCGACGTGCTGGCCGGAGCGCATGTCTTCCCGCTGTCGCTGCTCGGGGCCGAGGGGGAGCCGCTCCTCGTGAGCGGCCGCTGA
- a CDS encoding GNAT family N-acetyltransferase — protein MSQPQLVPVVRRATEADLPVIVHLFSIPDEGNAKTDHPGPPLDPRYGEALAAIAEDPNNALLVAEVDGRVAGAFHLTLIQYVANRGARVAQIENVIVDPGLRGRGIGEAMMRWAIDEARRRGCFRVQLTSNKARLRAHRFYERLGFVASHEGMKLKL, from the coding sequence ATGAGCCAGCCGCAGCTCGTACCCGTCGTCCGCCGCGCCACCGAGGCGGACCTGCCCGTGATCGTCCATCTCTTCTCGATCCCGGACGAGGGCAACGCGAAGACGGACCACCCCGGTCCGCCGCTCGATCCGCGCTACGGCGAGGCGCTCGCCGCCATCGCGGAAGATCCGAACAACGCGCTGCTCGTCGCCGAGGTCGACGGGCGCGTCGCCGGCGCGTTCCACCTGACCCTCATCCAGTACGTGGCGAACCGCGGAGCACGCGTGGCGCAGATCGAGAACGTCATCGTGGACCCGGGCCTGCGGGGCCGCGGGATCGGCGAGGCGATGATGCGATGGGCCATCGACGAGGCGCGGCGGCGGGGGTGCTTCCGGGTGCAGCTCACCTCGAACAAGGCGCGGCTGCGCGCGCACCGCTTCTACGAGCGGCTCGGCTTCGTGGCGAGCCACGAGGGGATGAAGCTGAAGCTGTAG